A DNA window from Paenibacillus segetis contains the following coding sequences:
- a CDS encoding cytidylyltransferase domain-containing protein, translated as MNITAIIQARMGSTRLPGKVMKQLVDRTVLGHVITRCQAIPSINKIVVATTTLDEDKEICDEALNYGVSVYRGSKDDVLNRYYEAATREQSDVVVRITSDCPLLDPKVSEKVILHFLMNDYDYVSSGLSRTFPRGLDTEVFTFEALEQAHEQATKDYEFEHVTPYIYQNPEQFKVHAFSNHLDQSRYRLTLDTYEDWQLISKIYDALYNGDIFYWKNMLELLEREPKLPQINAEVRQKELGE; from the coding sequence ATGAATATTACAGCTATTATTCAAGCGCGCATGGGGTCAACCCGTTTACCTGGAAAAGTAATGAAACAGCTTGTAGATCGTACTGTTTTGGGACATGTTATTACACGCTGTCAGGCTATACCCTCGATAAACAAAATTGTAGTAGCAACTACGACTTTAGATGAAGACAAGGAAATATGTGATGAAGCTTTAAATTATGGTGTCTCTGTTTACCGGGGAAGTAAGGATGATGTGTTGAACCGATATTATGAAGCTGCAACAAGGGAACAATCAGATGTTGTTGTACGTATAACATCTGATTGCCCATTACTAGATCCAAAGGTATCTGAGAAAGTAATTCTTCACTTTTTAATGAATGACTATGATTATGTTAGCAGCGGTCTGAGTCGTACTTTTCCTCGGGGTTTAGATACTGAGGTGTTTACCTTTGAAGCGTTGGAACAAGCCCATGAGCAAGCAACCAAAGATTATGAATTCGAGCATGTTACTCCTTACATTTATCAAAATCCGGAGCAATTCAAGGTTCATGCTTTCTCGAATCATTTAGATCAGTCGAGGTATAGATTAACACTGGATACATATGAGGATTGGCAATTAATCTCAAAAATATATGATGCATTATACAACGGGGATATTTTTTATTGGAAGAACATGCTTGAACTGCTTGAAAGAGAGCCTAAATTACCACAAATCAATGCAGAAGTAAGGCAGAAAGAGCTAGGTGAATAA
- a CDS encoding motility associated factor glycosyltransferase family protein, whose product MKIIDNNIKYLRANYPELLKVVKGNAEHIGYELTVTKNQEPNLVLVKDNKTFYLHSKYNAVEEAKKWIISLGAELLQVEHLLIIGCGMGYYLDEVLECSTASNIYVYEPDIHIFNAWVHSRDVQKVLTNQRIRLFVVGEDDLLQTQFTMHISEYANKSMSIIAPPIYNKLFHSIIDNVQHKMKESLYIQMVNQVTMDTFQREWVANILYNLPYVVISTPASKLKGGARDVPVIIVGSGPSLQYDISYLRDLQSKCLVIAAGSSIQALEHHGIIPHMVVSIDGGIWNYKVFENVDTSKSPLLYSPQINHKVLEHFDAPLIVAALSYDSVTPKLVEAEAIPVFRSATSVTGIALQVAAYMGATEIVLMGQDLSYPDKQFYSSGVTHISEEQIAELLSDATELIPNVDGGQNSTTMKMKITLDDMELQIKLISLNNVKIINSSRHGAVIEGTEWIAMDDLARRWGRLPKVDFDLHSLLIHLTDEEKLVKLNQLKVEFNSLSKQTKDFGKRIKDLLSNINTLADKLANSNIKTISSRLVEIDRLWTRITRQPVFETVYSFSLRHYINNYMKHVTEIVETENVRSKSTLIVNHLGTLVRVMDDFTPELIEILSDAINRLNSLLDEKGEKTS is encoded by the coding sequence ATGAAAATAATAGATAATAATATCAAGTATTTGAGAGCCAATTATCCCGAGTTGTTAAAAGTAGTGAAGGGAAATGCGGAGCATATTGGATATGAACTAACTGTAACGAAAAATCAAGAACCTAATTTGGTTTTAGTTAAGGATAATAAAACTTTTTATTTGCATAGTAAATATAATGCTGTTGAAGAAGCGAAGAAGTGGATAATATCTTTAGGTGCAGAACTACTCCAAGTAGAGCATTTACTTATTATTGGCTGTGGTATGGGATACTACTTGGATGAAGTGCTGGAGTGTTCGACAGCATCCAACATATATGTTTATGAACCTGACATTCATATTTTTAACGCCTGGGTACATTCTAGAGATGTTCAGAAGGTATTGACGAATCAGAGAATTCGATTATTTGTAGTAGGAGAGGACGACCTACTTCAGACTCAGTTTACGATGCATATTTCTGAGTATGCCAATAAATCGATGAGTATCATTGCTCCTCCGATTTACAATAAATTGTTTCATTCGATCATTGATAATGTACAACATAAAATGAAAGAATCTCTTTATATTCAAATGGTAAATCAAGTAACTATGGATACTTTTCAGAGGGAATGGGTGGCTAATATTTTATATAACCTGCCTTATGTTGTGATAAGTACTCCTGCATCGAAGTTAAAAGGAGGTGCTAGGGATGTGCCCGTCATTATAGTGGGTTCGGGTCCTTCTTTACAATATGATATTTCATATCTTCGTGATTTGCAGTCAAAATGTCTAGTTATTGCAGCTGGATCGAGCATACAAGCATTAGAACATCACGGCATTATTCCCCATATGGTTGTGTCTATCGATGGAGGGATTTGGAACTATAAAGTGTTTGAGAATGTAGATACGAGTAAATCACCGTTACTATATTCTCCTCAAATTAATCATAAAGTATTGGAACATTTTGATGCTCCATTAATTGTGGCAGCTCTTAGTTATGATTCAGTTACTCCGAAACTTGTCGAAGCTGAGGCTATTCCAGTGTTTAGATCAGCAACATCGGTAACTGGAATAGCACTTCAGGTTGCTGCATATATGGGGGCTACTGAAATCGTTCTAATGGGCCAGGATCTATCTTACCCAGACAAGCAGTTCTATTCATCGGGCGTAACACATATTTCTGAGGAACAAATCGCGGAACTGCTCAGCGATGCTACCGAGCTAATACCCAATGTGGATGGTGGACAAAACTCCACTACAATGAAAATGAAAATAACGTTGGATGATATGGAACTTCAAATTAAACTAATATCTCTTAATAATGTGAAAATTATTAACTCTTCGAGACATGGGGCTGTCATAGAAGGAACCGAATGGATCGCTATGGATGATTTGGCTAGACGGTGGGGGAGGTTACCAAAGGTAGATTTTGATTTGCATAGCTTACTTATACATTTAACAGATGAAGAGAAGTTAGTAAAGCTGAATCAATTGAAAGTTGAGTTCAACTCGTTGTCTAAACAAACGAAAGATTTTGGAAAACGTATAAAAGATTTACTTTCAAATATTAATACTTTAGCAGACAAGTTAGCTAATAGTAATATCAAAACGATATCTAGTAGGTTAGTTGAAATAGATAGATTATGGACTCGGATTACGAGACAACCCGTTTTTGAAACGGTATATTCATTTTCTCTGAGGCATTACATCAATAATTATATGAAGCATGTTACCGAGATTGTAGAGACTGAAAATGTTCGTAGTAAGTCAACGCTTATCGTGAACCATCTGGGGACACTAGTTAGAGTGATGGATGATTTCACTCCTGAGTTGATAGAAATATTAAGTGATGCCATAAATCGCTTAAACAGTTTACTGGATGAAAAGGGTGAGAAAACTTCATGA
- a CDS encoding dTDP-glucose 4,6-dehydratase: protein MNILLTGGAGFIGRWVAKRLLDEGHQLWILDDLSNGREANIEEFKTHPDLQQFIKGTILDEALMTSLFDEHKFEICYHLGASINVQDSIDDPKTTFDNDTVGTFIVLEQCRKHNTKVVFMSTCMVYDRCNDEGGITELHPTKPASPYAGAKVAAENMVLSYYYAYNLPTVVIRPFNTYGPFQKTGGEGGVVAIFIKNHLSGKDLNIYGEGTQTRDLLYVEDCARFVVSAGFSDTVNGEIVNAGLGRDISINELALQITGDSLRIKHVEHIHPQSEIQKLLCNSTKAKRLLHWEPEVTLEEGIARTTEWIKSGGLD, encoded by the coding sequence ATGAACATCCTACTCACCGGAGGAGCCGGCTTTATCGGCCGCTGGGTCGCCAAGAGATTACTGGACGAAGGTCATCAGTTATGGATACTGGATGACTTGTCCAACGGACGCGAAGCCAATATAGAAGAATTTAAAACTCACCCCGATTTGCAGCAATTTATTAAGGGGACAATTTTGGACGAAGCCTTAATGACTAGTCTATTCGATGAACATAAGTTTGAAATTTGCTACCATCTCGGTGCATCGATCAATGTACAAGATTCAATTGATGATCCGAAGACAACATTCGACAACGATACGGTTGGTACATTTATTGTACTGGAGCAATGCCGCAAGCATAATACGAAGGTCGTATTTATGAGCACGTGCATGGTTTATGACCGTTGCAACGATGAGGGTGGTATTACAGAGTTACATCCGACAAAACCTGCTTCACCATATGCTGGTGCAAAGGTAGCGGCAGAGAATATGGTACTCTCTTATTACTATGCATATAATTTACCGACAGTAGTTATTCGTCCGTTTAATACGTACGGCCCCTTTCAAAAGACAGGTGGCGAAGGTGGGGTTGTAGCCATTTTCATTAAAAATCACTTAAGTGGTAAAGACCTAAATATATATGGAGAAGGGACTCAGACTCGTGACCTCCTCTACGTTGAAGACTGTGCTAGATTTGTGGTTTCCGCTGGTTTTTCGGATACAGTCAACGGCGAGATTGTGAATGCGGGGCTTGGTAGAGATATCTCCATCAATGAATTAGCACTTCAAATTACCGGAGATTCCTTACGAATCAAGCATGTAGAACATATCCATCCTCAGAGCGAAATACAAAAGCTGCTATGCAACTCTACCAAAGCTAAGCGCCTACTACATTGGGAACCAGAAGTTACTTTGGAAGAAGGAATAGCACGTACGACCGAGTGGATTAAGTCCGGCGGTCTCGACTAA
- a CDS encoding TylF/MycF/NovP-related O-methyltransferase codes for MENDDLMIKVLSNAKKGEIDRRRSVAEQLRNSTIPDTELLDNLGLYLRRQNLSRILYIDELYRKMVDVHGIIIEFGVRWGQNLALFESLRGIYEPYNYNRKIVGFDTFQGFVGVEPEDGKKVQTGDYSVTDRYEEQLSALLDFHESESPISHIKKYELVKGDASETIHDYLKKHPETIVSLAYFDFDLYKPTRDCLQAIMEHTTKGSIIAFDELNSSAFPGETVALKEILGLNTYAIKRSPLNPLCSYIVV; via the coding sequence GTGGAGAATGATGATTTGATGATAAAGGTATTAAGTAATGCAAAGAAGGGAGAAATAGATCGCCGGAGATCCGTGGCGGAGCAATTGAGGAATTCTACAATTCCTGATACTGAATTATTAGATAATTTAGGCCTTTATTTAAGAAGACAAAACCTATCAAGAATTCTCTATATAGATGAACTTTATAGAAAAATGGTTGATGTTCATGGGATTATAATAGAATTTGGGGTAAGATGGGGACAAAATTTAGCTTTATTTGAGTCGCTTAGGGGAATTTATGAGCCATATAACTATAATCGTAAGATAGTTGGATTTGATACATTCCAGGGCTTTGTTGGTGTAGAGCCAGAAGATGGGAAGAAGGTTCAGACCGGGGACTATTCTGTCACCGATAGATATGAAGAGCAACTAAGCGCGTTATTAGATTTTCATGAGAGTGAGAGTCCAATTTCGCATATTAAAAAATATGAATTGGTTAAAGGAGATGCTTCAGAAACCATTCATGATTATTTAAAGAAACATCCGGAAACCATTGTTTCATTGGCATATTTTGATTTTGATTTGTATAAGCCGACTCGTGATTGCCTCCAGGCAATTATGGAACATACAACCAAAGGGTCAATTATTGCTTTTGACGAATTGAATAGTTCTGCCTTTCCAGGTGAAACTGTGGCTTTAAAAGAAATATTAGGTTTAAATACTTACGCAATTAAACGTAGTCCTCTTAATCCTTTGTGTTCGTATATAGTAGTTTAG
- the pseI gene encoding pseudaminic acid synthase — protein sequence MDFQIGERWIGKNHKPFVIAEMSGNHNQSLDRALAIVDAAASAGADALKLQTYTAETMTLDIHEGDFFIEDPGSLWKGNSLYRLYQEAYTPWEWHGPIFKRCNELGMLAFSTPFDETAVDFLESLNVPAYKIASFENTDIQLVRKVASTGKPLIISTGMASIAELDETVRAAREAGAEHIVLLKCTSSYPTPPDNTNITTIPHMEQLFQCQVGISDHTMGVGVSVASVALGATVIEKHFTLRRADGGVDSTFSLEPEEMASLVTESERAWQSLGTITYGATEREKESMKHRRSLYISKNMKQGDIFTRDNIKAIRPGMGLPTKYLDHLLGRKISKDATKGTAITWDLI from the coding sequence ATGGATTTTCAAATTGGGGAGCGCTGGATCGGCAAGAATCACAAGCCGTTTGTCATCGCTGAAATGTCAGGTAACCATAATCAATCGTTGGATCGAGCGTTAGCTATTGTAGATGCTGCAGCTAGCGCAGGGGCTGATGCGTTGAAGTTGCAGACGTACACAGCAGAAACGATGACTTTAGATATTCATGAAGGAGACTTTTTCATAGAAGACCCGGGTAGTCTCTGGAAGGGGAATTCCTTATACCGACTATATCAAGAGGCATATACACCATGGGAGTGGCATGGGCCCATCTTCAAAAGATGTAACGAGCTGGGAATGTTAGCATTCAGCACTCCTTTTGACGAAACAGCTGTAGATTTTCTTGAGTCACTGAATGTACCTGCTTATAAAATTGCATCCTTTGAGAACACGGACATCCAATTGGTTCGAAAAGTAGCTTCTACGGGGAAGCCATTAATAATTTCAACAGGGATGGCTTCCATTGCTGAATTGGATGAGACAGTTCGAGCAGCAAGAGAAGCAGGCGCTGAACATATTGTACTCCTTAAGTGTACAAGTTCCTATCCGACACCTCCAGATAACACGAATATCACAACTATTCCTCATATGGAACAATTGTTTCAATGCCAGGTTGGAATTTCCGACCATACAATGGGCGTAGGTGTATCTGTAGCGAGCGTGGCTTTGGGAGCTACCGTTATTGAAAAACATTTTACGCTTCGGCGTGCTGATGGCGGGGTAGACTCGACCTTTTCACTGGAGCCTGAAGAGATGGCCTCTTTAGTAACCGAATCGGAGCGAGCGTGGCAGTCATTGGGTACGATCACTTATGGTGCTACGGAACGAGAGAAAGAGTCTATGAAACATCGGCGTTCACTGTACATTTCTAAAAATATGAAACAAGGAGATATTTTTACTAGGGATAATATAAAGGCTATTCGACCCGGTATGGGACTACCAACAAAGTATTTGGATCACTTGCTTGGAAGAAAGATTAGTAAGGATGCTACTAAAGGTACGGCTATTACTTGGGATTTGATTTAA
- a CDS encoding HAD family hydrolase, translated as MKVIVFDLDDTLYDEITYVHSGFRAVAMFLLQEFCINPDESMRIMLSELETSGRGKVFDRLLAHNGIYSKANVGGCLRVYRRHDPQIQLYEDAIKCIEQLQEMGTSLYIVTDGNKWVQYRKLKALGLYDHPGIQKCYISRRFGTKNEKPSPYCFMQICAKERVEPTSVVYIGDNPNKDFVGIKPLGFKTVRLLRGGFADIQKPINYEADIKIDTLDELVEKVIIGAD; from the coding sequence ATGAAAGTGATAGTGTTTGATCTCGATGATACACTTTATGATGAAATAACATATGTGCATAGTGGCTTTCGGGCAGTGGCGATGTTTTTGTTACAGGAATTTTGCATTAACCCAGATGAGAGCATGAGGATAATGCTTAGCGAATTAGAAACTAGTGGTCGGGGCAAAGTCTTCGACCGTTTGCTTGCCCACAATGGGATATATTCAAAGGCAAATGTTGGGGGATGTCTCCGTGTATACCGCAGGCATGATCCACAGATTCAACTCTATGAAGACGCCATTAAGTGCATAGAACAATTACAGGAGATGGGAACTTCATTGTATATCGTTACTGACGGGAACAAATGGGTTCAATATCGGAAATTGAAGGCACTTGGCCTATATGATCATCCAGGTATCCAGAAGTGTTACATCTCGCGTAGATTTGGGACTAAGAACGAAAAGCCTTCACCGTATTGCTTTATGCAAATTTGCGCTAAGGAAAGGGTTGAACCAACCAGTGTTGTTTACATTGGAGATAATCCAAATAAGGATTTTGTAGGTATAAAACCCTTAGGGTTTAAAACCGTTAGATTACTTAGAGGTGGATTCGCTGATATTCAAAAACCGATAAATTATGAAGCTGATATAAAAATAGATACTTTGGATGAATTAGTAGAAAAGGTAATAATAGGTGCTGATTAA
- a CDS encoding UDP-N-acetylglucosamine 4,6-dehydratase family protein: MNSQFRGKKILIVGGTGTIGQSLLCEILVDGPEVVRVFSRDEYKQFQLQQEYKEYSNIRYLIGDVRDYNRLERAMQDIDFVFHTAAMKHVPACEYNPFEAVQTNVLGTQNVIQAALACDVKKVIFTSTDKAISPTNTYGASKLMAERLVAAAQYQAGSKLTKFAAVRFGNVMGSRGSVIPLFQWQIEEKRKITVTCKEMTRFMMTLRQATELTLKAMELAQGGEIFVLKMPIIKLIDLAKIVIDQTCNRLNIDPTSIIIEQIGLRPGEKMYEELMTEEESRNALETASMFIIRNTFIEQHSYLNAVPAKVQSYSSHSYAPMNLTDLNSLIL; encoded by the coding sequence ATGAACAGTCAATTTAGAGGTAAGAAGATTTTGATTGTCGGAGGTACAGGTACCATTGGACAAAGCCTGCTGTGTGAAATACTTGTGGACGGTCCTGAGGTAGTCCGTGTGTTTAGTCGCGATGAATATAAGCAATTTCAATTGCAGCAAGAATACAAAGAGTATAGTAATATAAGGTATCTAATCGGAGATGTAAGAGATTACAATCGTTTAGAAAGAGCGATGCAGGATATCGATTTTGTCTTTCATACCGCTGCAATGAAGCATGTTCCTGCTTGTGAATATAATCCATTTGAGGCGGTACAGACAAATGTGCTAGGCACACAAAATGTAATTCAAGCTGCATTAGCGTGTGATGTTAAAAAGGTGATTTTTACAAGTACAGATAAAGCTATTTCACCAACAAATACCTATGGGGCTTCCAAACTGATGGCTGAGAGACTTGTTGCGGCTGCACAATACCAGGCAGGATCTAAACTAACTAAATTTGCAGCTGTGCGCTTCGGTAATGTTATGGGTTCGAGGGGTTCTGTAATTCCGCTTTTCCAATGGCAAATTGAGGAGAAGAGAAAGATTACAGTTACTTGCAAGGAAATGACGCGATTTATGATGACTTTAAGACAGGCCACCGAATTAACGTTAAAAGCTATGGAATTGGCACAAGGTGGAGAAATCTTTGTACTTAAGATGCCAATTATTAAGCTTATCGATCTAGCGAAAATAGTTATTGATCAGACCTGTAATAGGTTGAACATTGATCCGACAAGTATAATAATCGAACAGATAGGACTTCGCCCGGGAGAAAAAATGTACGAAGAGTTAATGACTGAAGAAGAATCAAGGAACGCTCTGGAAACTGCAAGTATGTTCATTATACGGAATACATTTATAGAACAGCATAGTTATTTAAATGCAGTACCTGCAAAAGTGCAAAGTTATAGTTCACATAGCTATGCACCAATGAATTTAACCGATTTGAACTCATTAATATTATGA
- a CDS encoding NAD-dependent epimerase/dehydratase family protein, producing MLKGKRVFVSGGAGVIGLELVSKLTDAGATIFVGDLKPRPNHWPISIRYRQGDLNEITKEELLEFDPEYFFHLAATFERSEESYEFWGENERHNVSLSHHLMDCLRDCGSLERVVFASSYLIYNPELYQFDQPAASATSLSELAPIYPRNLCGTAKLMHEIELRFLEQLSTGHYTTASARIYRVYGKNSRDIISRWIQALLNDETIQVYRKEGMFDYIYANDVAEGLLRLAISEASGVVNLGNGHARKVEEVLNLLRTHFPNLKMVEGNSDIPYEASQADMTRFESLTGWRPTRQIEDTIPELITHYRNVEGTLLQPAETGSVLITSVSKKVPLLKCVMKGIQKLGKSFPVVGGDSNPNAIGRYFTDSFWLMPRLDQMNFEQLLATCKEQNIKYIIPTRDGELRFFANYKQELQRKGIFIMISDPEAIEVCLDKLKFYRRGLELGFAVIPTEEQLDNLKSSSFVVKERYGAGSESIGLNLQFAEALNHAQTLEQPIFQPYITGIEVSIDVYVQKSGECKAVVARKRELVVNGESQITTTFRDEVLEQQCAEFAEKLGLYGHAVFQVMIDQDGGHHFIECNSRFGGASRLSVEAGLDSFYWFLLEAEGNDLNQYPFIRPAKEKRLVRYTEDLIQ from the coding sequence ATGTTGAAGGGTAAACGAGTTTTTGTAAGCGGGGGAGCAGGGGTAATAGGCCTTGAGCTAGTAAGTAAACTTACTGATGCGGGAGCTACTATTTTTGTAGGAGACTTGAAGCCAAGACCTAACCATTGGCCTATCTCTATTCGTTATCGGCAAGGTGACTTGAATGAAATTACGAAAGAAGAGCTTCTGGAATTTGATCCGGAATATTTTTTTCACCTAGCAGCCACGTTTGAGAGATCGGAAGAAAGCTACGAGTTCTGGGGAGAAAATGAGCGTCACAACGTAAGTTTAAGTCACCATTTGATGGACTGTCTCAGGGATTGCGGTTCCCTAGAGCGGGTGGTATTCGCATCAAGTTATCTTATTTATAACCCAGAACTATATCAATTTGATCAACCGGCAGCTTCTGCGACAAGTTTATCGGAGCTAGCTCCAATTTATCCGCGTAATCTATGTGGTACCGCGAAGTTGATGCATGAAATTGAGCTTCGTTTTTTGGAGCAACTTTCAACCGGACACTATACTACGGCATCTGCTCGAATATACAGAGTATACGGTAAAAATTCGAGAGATATCATTTCTCGATGGATCCAAGCTTTACTCAACGATGAAACGATACAAGTGTACCGCAAAGAAGGTATGTTCGATTATATTTATGCGAACGATGTGGCAGAGGGATTGTTAAGGTTGGCTATTAGCGAAGCTAGTGGTGTGGTTAACCTGGGAAATGGACATGCTCGCAAAGTGGAAGAAGTATTAAACTTATTGAGAACGCACTTTCCGAATTTAAAAATGGTTGAGGGTAACAGTGATATTCCATACGAAGCTTCTCAGGCGGACATGACCCGTTTTGAGTCATTAACAGGCTGGAGACCAACAAGGCAGATTGAAGATACGATTCCTGAATTAATTACCCATTATAGAAATGTCGAGGGAACTCTATTACAACCGGCTGAAACTGGATCGGTACTGATAACAAGTGTGTCCAAAAAGGTTCCCCTATTAAAATGTGTAATGAAAGGCATACAAAAACTCGGAAAATCATTTCCAGTTGTAGGTGGGGATAGTAACCCTAATGCTATTGGGCGTTATTTCACCGATTCGTTCTGGCTGATGCCACGTCTTGATCAGATGAACTTTGAGCAATTGTTGGCTACTTGTAAGGAACAAAATATTAAGTACATTATTCCCACAAGAGATGGTGAACTTAGATTTTTCGCTAATTATAAACAAGAACTGCAGCGCAAAGGTATCTTCATCATGATCTCTGATCCAGAAGCAATTGAGGTTTGTCTGGATAAACTTAAATTTTATCGCCGCGGGCTAGAGCTTGGATTTGCAGTTATTCCTACCGAAGAACAGCTTGATAATTTAAAATCATCTTCTTTTGTGGTTAAAGAGCGATATGGGGCGGGTTCAGAGTCGATTGGTTTGAACCTACAGTTTGCTGAGGCGTTGAATCATGCTCAGACATTGGAGCAACCGATCTTTCAGCCTTATATTACGGGAATAGAAGTAAGTATTGATGTTTATGTTCAAAAGAGTGGCGAATGTAAGGCAGTTGTGGCCCGCAAGCGGGAGCTTGTAGTGAACGGAGAATCACAAATAACTACAACATTCCGTGATGAGGTGTTGGAGCAGCAATGTGCCGAGTTTGCGGAGAAATTAGGATTATACGGGCATGCGGTTTTTCAAGTTATGATTGATCAGGATGGCGGGCATCACTTTATTGAATGTAATTCTCGTTTTGGTGGTGCTTCCAGGTTAAGTGTTGAGGCTGGTTTGGATAGTTTCTATTGGTTTTTGCTTGAGGCGGAGGGCAACGATTTGAATCAATACCCATTCATTAGGCCAGCCAAGGAGAAGCGTTTGGTACGATATACTGAGGATCTTATCCAATGA
- a CDS encoding GNAT family N-acetyltransferase: MKYIHLQQQSYIQGPYRVTSIREQDMLAIKQWRNEQIDVLRQSQLLTNEDQMLYFSHIIMPSFTDQATRIMLFSFLLNEELIGYGGLTNLDWINKRAEISYLLKTERSREANTDQYTADFSAFLSLIQKIAFDDLELNRLYTETFDIRPLHIQILQNNGFLLEGRMKEHVFIHGRFVDSLLHGCIKEYYEHVEG, from the coding sequence ATGAAGTATATACATTTACAACAGCAATCTTATATCCAAGGTCCATATAGAGTTACTTCAATTCGTGAGCAGGATATGCTTGCTATTAAGCAGTGGCGTAATGAACAAATAGATGTACTTCGACAGAGTCAACTTCTAACGAATGAGGATCAGATGCTGTACTTCTCTCATATAATTATGCCTTCCTTCACTGATCAAGCTACTCGTATTATGTTGTTCAGTTTTTTATTGAATGAAGAACTGATAGGATATGGGGGGCTGACCAATCTTGATTGGATTAACAAAAGAGCAGAAATCTCATATTTACTAAAGACGGAACGGAGCAGAGAAGCTAATACAGACCAATATACAGCGGATTTTTCTGCTTTTTTAAGTTTGATTCAGAAAATTGCTTTTGATGATTTGGAACTTAATCGGCTGTACACAGAAACATTTGATATACGGCCGTTACATATACAAATATTGCAGAATAATGGATTCCTTCTAGAGGGCCGGATGAAAGAGCATGTGTTTATTCATGGTCGGTTTGTGGATTCTTTACTACATGGATGTATAAAGGAGTATTATGAACATGTTGAAGGGTAA
- a CDS encoding class I SAM-dependent methyltransferase yields MNDTKVTINQYGYYELINKPDDLELESYYKNIYYQESRSSYSKSYVEEEIQYFKNKYEQKYSILLEHNIHSCDTRGFLDIGCGEGWGLDFFCSKGWEVKGLEYSGYGCSIHHPEMLQFLTEGEPEVALKKLISENKKFDVIWLDNVLEHLKNPLEILKYCSLLLSEQGVLVIEVPNDFSIVQNRLLEKGFIKEEFWVVSPDHISYFNKDGLTNLCSDAELDCLDIISDYAIDFDLFNPNSNYKADSTLGPSSHNSRIEIENMLHSISVEKTNKLYRIYAELGIGRQITGFYRKISY; encoded by the coding sequence ATGAATGATACTAAAGTTACTATCAATCAATATGGCTACTATGAATTGATAAATAAGCCTGATGATTTAGAATTAGAAAGTTATTACAAGAATATTTATTATCAAGAATCAAGAAGCAGTTATTCAAAGTCGTATGTAGAAGAAGAAATCCAATATTTCAAAAATAAATATGAGCAAAAATATAGCATTTTGCTGGAACATAATATACATTCCTGTGATACAAGGGGATTTTTGGATATCGGATGTGGGGAAGGTTGGGGGCTTGATTTTTTTTGTTCTAAAGGATGGGAGGTAAAGGGTTTAGAGTACTCTGGATATGGATGCTCAATCCATCATCCAGAAATGCTTCAGTTTTTAACTGAAGGGGAGCCAGAGGTTGCGTTAAAGAAATTAATTTCGGAAAATAAAAAATTTGACGTTATCTGGTTAGATAATGTGCTAGAACATCTAAAAAATCCTTTAGAGATATTAAAGTATTGCTCTCTTCTGTTATCAGAACAAGGAGTGTTGGTGATCGAGGTTCCGAACGATTTTTCAATTGTTCAAAATAGACTATTGGAAAAGGGATTTATTAAAGAAGAATTTTGGGTAGTAAGTCCTGACCACATATCATATTTCAATAAAGATGGTTTAACTAATCTGTGCTCAGATGCAGAGTTAGATTGTCTAGATATTATATCTGATTATGCTATTGACTTTGATCTATTCAATCCTAACTCCAATTATAAAGCAGATTCTACATTAGGTCCGAGCTCGCATAATTCAAGAATTGAGATTGAGAATATGCTTCATAGTATTTCTGTTGAAAAGACGAATAAACTATATCGTATATATGCTGAGTTAGGGATTGGAAGACAGATTACAGGTTTTTATCGAAAAATCAGTTATTAA